The sequence TGGGTGAAGACTGAGAATGAGAGAGCCAAGGGGGCCTGTCCTCGAGAAGCTTTTAGTATGGAGGAGGAGATAAAAGCAAGCAAATAACATCATTTCAAATTGTACTATCTGTGACTCTCCAGTCTGGAGAGTGCCCCCTAAGGAGGCGCTGTTTATGCTGACCCCCAGGGTCGGAGCCAGCCAGCAAGAGCTGTGTGCGGGTGCGGTGGGGGATGGGGGTAGCATTCCAGCACGAGAATGGCGTGCGCTAAGACCCTGGGGCAGGAAACAGCCATCGCCAATGTCTAGGACCTATTTCCAGTCTATTTCCAGTATTTACACAGCAGATACTTTCAGTGAGTACCTTCTATGAGAGTCACATCGCAGCAGGCTCTGTGAGGGACACGGAGGCGCGCAACGTGCGGTTCTCTGCTGCATTTCCTGTCAGCGCGTGGCCCGGTGCCAGATCGGCTGCTCAGATGGTTTGTGGTACAGGAATGCAGAAAGGACTCAGTTTTGCCTTTCCTGTTCACTGACACCTCATTCATGGTAGGTTGTCGTGGGTGGCTCGAGAGGTCACGGTTACTCAGGTAATGTTCTGAGTGGATCGGGCCCTCCTCGTGCCATATGTGAGTTTCACAGGCTAATCGCGAGCCTGCGAGAGACAAGCACCTTTCTATGAATCATGAATCGTTCTTGAGTGTTTTAGGTAGCTGAATTCGTTAGCTAAGTGGTAGCTTCTCTACCTTGTCTGAGATATTTGAAGTCAGAGAAACAGTGTCTATTTTGAGAACTATTGTCTGTTTTaattccttctatttaatttgGGAAACATTTACTAGTACCATGCCCTGTGTTAGCAACTGGGCTAAAAACTCAGGTGAATTCACCTTACGGTAAGGAACTTGCCCTTATTTAAAGGGAATAAGTTATGCAGTTACCACAGAGGAGGGGAGTCAAACTGGCAAAGGAGGTGAAGATGGAGTGACCCTAGGTTTCAAAGGAGGAGAAGAGCGTATTTTATTAAAAACCCCTGGGAGGGTTTCCCAAAGAAGTAGGTGTTTTAGATGGTCCTCACAGGATTGTTAGGAGTTTGGCACCGAGATCTGATTAGGAGAAAGTTCTGGGCAGGAGACAGGGAGGTGGGGTATGTTCCCCCGCGGAGCTCCTGTCGTGTGGCAGTGTCCCGTGTGAGTGAGTAAGAAAATAAGCTGGACACACGGGCTGGGACTGTCTGATGGGGGACACTTGGACACACTGCATGTTCAGTGAAGAGCCGTTAAAGGTGTTTGAGGTCTCAGTGTTACAAGGTGACTGTTTGAGGCCTTCAGATAATTAATTTGGGGCAGATTGTAGACTCTGTCCTGCAGAGTCCAAGGGGCAGCAGAGCCAGAGGGGGCAGAGCCCTGGATCTGGAGTCAGGAGACCGGAGCACtggtcctgcctctgccactgagTAGCTGGGTCTTCCTGGACTAGCCTTCCAACTTCTAAGCTCATTTtgccatctgtaaagtgggacgATAATCCCCACCTCGAAGGGTTGTGGCGAGTTCTAAATGCAGTAACTGATATGACCGCTCCTTAGGAatcaatgtttatattaattatgtTTTGTTGTACCTTTAAAATTTACACATATGtctattttaatttgctttattttttacctCTCTGTTTCTGAAATATAGACTTCAATGAGTCCTACAGTTTGGACTTGCATGATTAGTATGTTAGACTGTTGccatttatggttttaaaatatatttgtttaatggtAGGATTTAGAGTCCCACCAAAATTATAGTTGCTATCTCATTTTTACATATATCTTTAATCTTTCCACGATATAGGCAGCCCCAGTCCACCTTCTGAAAAAAAGGAGCCAAGGAAAGTGGCCCATTTAACAGGTCTGTATGTGGATGTTacaggtgggggctgggaaggcTTTTGGCAAAAGGCAGAATGGCTGGCTAGTTATTTTCCATTACCAGGCTCTGAGGGAGTTGTTACTTTCCAGTGACAGTATTTAGAACCCAAGAATACTCACATCTTTATAGTCATATCAAtcttataaacatattttgaGCCCTTACTCTGGGCAAGACCCTTTTCTAAAACTGGAGATCTGGGCTGACTGTGACATGATCCCTGTGTATAAGAAGCTCTCTCCCCAGTCATTCCAAGGACCTTCAGGGGATTTGGGGTACAGGTCCAAGAGGTTAGAGCTGAAAGGGTGGGGAATAAGGAACCATTTTAGTCAGTGCTGCTTTGGTTTTTTGGAAGAGCTTCACTCAGCTTTGTCCAAGAGTAGAAATAGGAGTGAGAGGGGAGACTCAGTCCTGGCACTTGTGGGCTGTTAGTGTGTGCTCATAGAATGGAGTGAAATGGTTTGCTAGCAATATGGTACGGGCACTCCTACTGTAAACTTCAGAAACAACTGGGAAGTGGATAAATGACATAGAAAGTGGGGTGTCACTGTACCTGGAATTATTTAGGCAGAGACTGTAGGATGATCCAGCCAGATCAAGAGACACTTgctaagcacctgctgtgtgtcaaGATTTAGAGACATGGAAATGAGTACTACATAGTTCCTGTCTCCAAAGAACTTGAGATCTGATAGGAAAAGACAGGTACATGGTGATGATTTCAGTGCTGCAGAGTTCTCTGATTAAGGTATGCACATAACACTGTGGGGACACAATGGAAAGGGGATTTAGCCCAAATTCAGGGGCTGAAGAATCCCTATCGTAGGTGAGAAGATGGACCAGATGATCTCTAAGATGCTTCCCAACTTGGGAACTTTAGATTTCCTTGGATTTGGGTTTTCCCTTAATGGAGGAACCTCAAAACCTAGCAGTTTTCGTGCTAGTTCTAAGGACTATAAGAGCTTTGTTCCAGAAAGCTAAAATTGTTTCAATAATTTCTCACTGTGATTGATTAGGGGCATATATTATTGTTCCATGTGTGTGGGTGATAAAATTGAGCCATGTAATTCAGCAAAGATGTTGAAGGAATTCAGTGATGGGTTGGGTTCTGATCCCTCAGCCAGTTCTATATGGGCTGTGATATTCTGAGTAAAACATTTGTTCAAAGAAAAGTCCAGAGTTTTGCCTTAGGAACTTAGTTTGTTGAATGCAATGCATGAGCATTCCTGGGTGAAAGCTCCTCTCTGATTTATTTCAGGCAAGCCCAACTCAAGGTCCATGCCTCTGGAATGGGAAGACACCTATGGAATTTCTATGATCTCTGGAGTGAAGTATAAGAAGGGTGCCCTCGTGATCAATGACACTGGGCTGTACTTTGTGTATTCCAAAGTGTACTTCCGGGGTCAATCCTGCAACAACCAGCCCCTGAGCCACAAAGTCTACATGAGGAACACTAGGTATCCCCAGGATCTGGTGATGATGGAGGGGAAGATGATGAACTACTGTACTGCCGGGCGGATGTGGGCCCGGAGCAGCTACCTGGGGGCAGTGTTCAATCTCACCAGTGCCGATCATTTATATGTCAATGTGTCTGAGCTCTCTCTGGTCAATTTTGAGGAATCTAGCACGTTTTTTGGCCtatataaactctaagaaaagcACTTTGGGATTCTCTCCATTACAGTTCCTTGTTAGAGGCACTGAGAATATTGTCTTGAATGAGAGTCTTTTTAAGCCTATTTGAGGTCAAGTAAGAAGACATGAATCTAGAGGACCTTGAGACCACAGGGTCCAGCAGGTCTGCAGCACCTCATCTCAGCTAAGGGCCATGAGGCAGACAGGAGGAGGAATATGACTGAACAACATAAAACTCTGGGCTGCCATGTGAAGACGCAGAGGCATGGAAAAGCCTCTGCTACCAGGTGTCTACAGTCATCTTACATGGCCAAGAGCATTTTGGCACATCGAAAAGAACACCTTTTAACTCACCTCTCAGGTGGGTCTACCTGCTACCTCAGATACATAGTTGTGACATGAGTGTACAAGGCATGGAAAAGGAGGACAAGGCTCGCACAATAAGCTAATGAGACTGGAGGAGGCCAGTGCCTCACTGGCATCATCTTCACTTCTAAGTAAATGCATGGCCTGAGCCATCATGTGATGCTAACGGAGGAGCAAGAGGGATCTTTTGGGGATTc is a genomic window of Eulemur rufifrons isolate Redbay chromosome 8, OSU_ERuf_1, whole genome shotgun sequence containing:
- the FASLG gene encoding tumor necrosis factor ligand superfamily member 6; translated protein: MQQPFSYPYPQIYWVDSSASSPWDPPGSVLPCPTSVPRRPGQRRPPPPPPLPPPPPPPLPPLPPLPLPPLKKKRDHSTGLCLLVMFFMVLVALVGLGLGMFQLFHLQKELAELRESTRPKHPASSLEKQIGSPSPPSEKKEPRKVAHLTGKPNSRSMPLEWEDTYGISMISGVKYKKGALVINDTGLYFVYSKVYFRGQSCNNQPLSHKVYMRNTRYPQDLVMMEGKMMNYCTAGRMWARSSYLGAVFNLTSADHLYVNVSELSLVNFEESSTFFGLYKL